From the Serratia nematodiphila DZ0503SBS1 genome, one window contains:
- a CDS encoding polysaccharide deacetylase family protein — MRSQYMLTAGLLGILMSLVSPVSLASLLSEDSAVKSEYMEAQRDSEVYALVGEHVIPVGEVKRGQLLQVFPADAEYYEFKFGHGTGFIDKDDVRELKKSRKVQDDLGELNKPLTNQNLITQKTIDVYTAADKDSEVLGTLEGNLRYPIIGKLKDRLNNTWYEVNIGERLGFINELDCEIDNGIPVLTYHHLLKNEENKRFRHTSTTTSDVAFSNQMTYLKQAGYDTISLYQLEAYLKNQINLPGKAVVLTFDDGLKSVYRYAYPVLKDYGFRATAFIISSRIKRHPQKWNPDSLQFMSVSELKQIQDVFDVQSHTHFLHRTDGNRQPILLSRSLHNIEFDFERSRRALSQFNPHVLYLSYPFGGYNQRAIQAAQDAGFHLAVTTVQGKVKPGDNPYTLKRLYILRTDSIQTMADRIANKPGTVVVQ; from the coding sequence ATGCGGTCTCAATACATGTTAACGGCTGGGTTGCTCGGCATTCTGATGTCGTTGGTTTCCCCTGTGAGCCTGGCTAGTCTGCTGTCGGAAGACAGCGCGGTTAAATCTGAATACATGGAAGCGCAGCGCGATAGCGAAGTCTATGCGTTGGTGGGCGAGCATGTGATCCCGGTAGGGGAAGTGAAGCGCGGGCAACTGCTCCAAGTCTTCCCGGCGGATGCGGAATACTACGAATTCAAATTCGGGCACGGTACCGGCTTTATCGATAAAGACGACGTGCGTGAATTGAAGAAGTCGCGCAAGGTGCAAGACGATCTGGGCGAGCTGAACAAACCGCTGACCAACCAGAATCTGATCACGCAAAAAACGATCGACGTATACACCGCAGCGGACAAGGACAGCGAGGTATTGGGCACGCTGGAAGGCAACCTGCGCTATCCGATCATCGGCAAGCTGAAGGATCGCCTGAACAACACCTGGTACGAGGTCAACATCGGCGAGCGGCTGGGGTTCATTAATGAGTTGGACTGCGAGATCGATAACGGCATACCGGTGCTGACTTACCACCACCTGCTGAAAAACGAAGAGAACAAACGCTTCCGCCACACCTCGACCACCACTTCAGACGTGGCGTTCAGCAACCAGATGACCTACCTGAAGCAGGCGGGCTACGACACCATTTCGCTGTACCAGCTGGAAGCCTACCTGAAAAATCAGATCAACCTGCCGGGCAAGGCGGTCGTGCTGACCTTCGACGACGGGCTGAAATCGGTGTATCGCTACGCTTACCCGGTGCTGAAGGATTACGGTTTCCGCGCCACGGCGTTCATCATCTCTTCGCGCATCAAACGCCACCCGCAGAAATGGAACCCGGACTCGCTGCAGTTTATGAGCGTCTCGGAGCTCAAGCAGATTCAGGACGTGTTCGACGTGCAGTCGCATACCCATTTCCTGCACCGCACCGACGGTAATCGCCAGCCGATTTTGCTGAGCCGTTCGCTGCACAATATCGAGTTTGATTTTGAGCGCTCACGCCGCGCGCTGTCGCAGTTCAATCCGCACGTGCTGTATCTGTCTTACCCGTTCGGCGGCTATAACCAACGGGCGATTCAGGCGGCGCAGGACGCCGGTTTCCATTTGGCGGTGACCACGGTGCAGGGCAAGGTAAAGCCGGGGGATAACCCCTATACGCTAAAGCGGCTGTATATTCTGCGCACCGACTCGATCCAGACCATGGCGGATCGGATAGCCAACAAGCCGGGCACGGTGGTGGTGCAATAA
- the panD gene encoding aspartate 1-decarboxylase, with protein MIRTMLQGKLHRVKVTQADLHYEGSCAIDQDFLEAAGILEYEAIDIYNVDNGQRFSTYAIAAERGSRIISVNGAAARCACVGDKLIICSYVQMTDADARQHHPKVAYFEGDNNLQRKAKAVPVQVA; from the coding sequence ATGATACGTACTATGCTGCAAGGCAAGCTGCATCGCGTCAAAGTCACTCAGGCTGACTTGCACTATGAAGGCTCCTGCGCCATCGACCAGGATTTCCTGGAGGCCGCCGGCATTCTGGAATATGAAGCGATCGATATTTACAACGTGGATAACGGCCAGCGCTTCTCCACCTACGCCATCGCCGCCGAGCGCGGTTCGCGCATCATTTCGGTCAACGGCGCCGCCGCGCGCTGCGCCTGCGTAGGCGACAAACTGATCATCTGCTCCTATGTGCAAATGACCGACGCCGACGCCCGCCAACACCACCCGAAAGTCGCCTATTTCGAAGGTGACAACAACCTGCAGCGCAAGGCGAAAGCCGTGCCGGTTCAGGTCGCCTGA
- the panC gene encoding pantoate--beta-alanine ligase produces MIIIETLPMLRQQIRRWRQEGKRIALVPTMGNLHDGHMTLVDEARARADVVVVSIFVNPMQFDRPDDLARYPRTLQEDSEKLTRRGVDLVFAPAPAAVYPQGLEQQTYVDVPGISTILEGASRPGHFRGVSTIVSKLFNLVQPDLACFGEKDYQQLALIRKMVVDMGYDIDIVGVPTVRAKDGLALSSRNGYLTAEERKVAPQLSKIMNALAQQLANGERQIEALLEQTAEQLRAAGFTPDELFIRDADSLQPLTVDSQRAVVLMAAWLGKARLIDNQQVDLTL; encoded by the coding sequence ATGATTATTATCGAAACCCTGCCGATGCTGCGTCAGCAGATCCGCCGCTGGCGCCAGGAAGGCAAACGCATCGCGCTGGTGCCGACCATGGGCAACCTGCACGACGGCCACATGACGCTGGTCGATGAAGCGCGCGCCCGCGCCGACGTGGTGGTGGTGAGCATCTTCGTTAACCCGATGCAGTTCGATCGCCCGGACGATCTGGCGCGCTACCCGCGCACGCTGCAGGAAGACAGCGAAAAGCTGACCCGCCGCGGCGTCGATCTGGTGTTCGCGCCGGCCCCGGCCGCGGTTTATCCGCAGGGCCTGGAGCAGCAGACCTACGTCGACGTGCCGGGCATCTCCACCATCCTGGAAGGCGCCAGCCGGCCGGGCCACTTCCGCGGCGTTTCCACCATCGTCAGCAAGCTGTTCAACCTGGTGCAGCCTGATTTGGCCTGTTTTGGCGAGAAGGATTACCAACAGCTGGCGTTGATCCGCAAAATGGTGGTGGACATGGGTTACGACATCGATATCGTCGGCGTGCCGACCGTGCGCGCCAAAGACGGCCTGGCCCTCAGCTCGCGCAACGGCTACCTGACCGCCGAAGAGCGCAAGGTAGCGCCGCAGCTGAGCAAGATCATGAACGCGCTGGCGCAACAGCTGGCCAATGGCGAGCGCCAGATCGAAGCGCTGCTGGAGCAGACCGCCGAGCAGCTGCGCGCCGCCGGCTTTACGCCGGATGAGCTGTTTATTCGCGACGCCGACAGCCTGCAGCCGCTGACGGTGGACAGCCAGCGAGCGGTGGTGCTGATGGCCGCCTGGCTGGGCAAGGCGCGTCTTATCGACAACCAGCAGGTCGACCTGACGCTGTAA
- the panB gene encoding 3-methyl-2-oxobutanoate hydroxymethyltransferase has product MKPTTVTHLRQWKQEQRKFATLTAYDASFAKLFEEQGIKVLLVGDSLGMTLQGHDSTLPVTVADVAYHTRAVRRGAPACLLLADLPFMSYATPEQTFANAAELMRAGANMVKLEGGSWLCDTVKMLAERAVPVCGHLGLTPQSVNVFGGYKVQGRDELAAKQLLQDAQNLELAGIQLLVLECVPTELARQITEALSIPVIGIGAGNGTDGQILVMHDAFGITGGHTPKFAKNFLAQSGDIRTAVQHYIQEVEQGLYPAAEHSFN; this is encoded by the coding sequence ATGAAACCCACCACCGTGACCCACTTGCGCCAGTGGAAACAGGAGCAACGCAAGTTTGCTACCCTTACCGCCTACGATGCCAGCTTTGCCAAACTGTTTGAAGAGCAAGGCATCAAAGTCCTGTTGGTGGGCGATTCGCTGGGCATGACGCTGCAGGGCCACGACTCCACGCTGCCGGTCACCGTCGCCGACGTGGCCTATCACACGCGCGCCGTGCGCCGCGGCGCGCCGGCCTGCCTGCTGTTGGCCGATCTGCCGTTCATGAGTTACGCCACCCCGGAACAGACCTTCGCCAACGCCGCCGAGCTGATGCGCGCCGGCGCCAACATGGTGAAACTGGAAGGCGGCAGCTGGTTGTGCGACACGGTGAAAATGCTCGCCGAACGCGCGGTGCCGGTATGCGGCCACCTGGGCCTGACGCCGCAGTCGGTCAACGTGTTCGGCGGTTATAAGGTGCAAGGGCGCGACGAACTGGCCGCCAAACAGCTGCTGCAGGACGCGCAGAATCTGGAACTGGCCGGCATTCAGCTGCTGGTGCTGGAATGCGTGCCGACCGAGCTGGCGCGCCAGATCACCGAAGCGCTGTCCATTCCGGTCATCGGCATCGGCGCCGGCAACGGCACCGACGGCCAGATCCTGGTGATGCACGACGCCTTCGGCATCACCGGCGGCCACACGCCCAAGTTCGCCAAGAACTTCCTGGCGCAGAGTGGCGATATCCGCACGGCGGTGCAGCATTACATTCAGGAAGTGGAGCAAGGCCTCTACCCGGCGGCTGAACACTCTTTTAACTAA
- the qseB gene encoding quorum sensing response regulator transcription factor QseB — MRILLIEDDKLIGDGIKAGLTKLGFNLDWFTDGAVGKNALDSAPYDAVILDLSLPGLDGLDLLRQWRQAGQDVPVLILTARDALEQRVSGLQSGADDYLCKPFALAEVAARLQALIRRRHGQLMPQLTHGNVVFDSATRSVSCNGEPVTLTPRELAVLELFLHNKGRVLARPLIQEKLYNWDDEVSSNAVEVHIHHLRRKLGNGFIRTIHGVGYTLGDAP, encoded by the coding sequence ATGCGAATTCTGTTGATCGAAGATGACAAACTGATCGGGGACGGCATCAAGGCCGGGCTGACCAAACTCGGCTTCAATCTGGACTGGTTCACCGACGGCGCCGTCGGCAAAAATGCGCTGGACAGCGCGCCGTACGACGCGGTGATCCTCGATCTCAGCCTGCCGGGCCTCGATGGTCTGGATCTGCTGCGCCAGTGGCGCCAGGCCGGGCAGGACGTGCCGGTGCTGATCCTCACCGCCCGCGATGCGCTGGAGCAGCGGGTCAGCGGGCTGCAAAGCGGCGCCGACGATTATCTGTGCAAGCCGTTCGCGCTGGCCGAAGTGGCGGCGCGCCTGCAGGCGCTGATCCGGCGTCGCCACGGCCAACTGATGCCGCAGCTGACGCACGGCAACGTAGTGTTCGACAGCGCCACCCGCAGCGTGAGCTGCAACGGCGAACCGGTGACGCTGACGCCGCGCGAATTGGCGGTGCTGGAGCTGTTTTTGCACAACAAAGGGCGGGTGCTGGCGCGGCCGTTGATTCAGGAGAAACTGTACAACTGGGACGACGAGGTGAGCAGTAACGCGGTGGAGGTGCATATTCACCACCTGCGGCGCAAGCTGGGCAACGGCTTCATCCGTACCATCCACGGCGTGGGTTACACGCTGGGGGATGCGCCGTGA
- the qseC gene encoding quorum sensing histidine kinase QseC: MKHLSLRLRLILIFSLLALLTWSTASVVAWVMSRNTINEVFDTQQMLFAKRLATANLGDLLADESARSLPKTKKLVHHGKRGEQDDDALAFAIFDRQGKMLLNDGENGADFLFDGEREGFTDGERKGDDDSWRLVWLTSPDGRYRIVVGQEWDYRRDMALGMVTGQLVPWLATLPVLMLLIALMVGRELRPLRTVAAGLRRRAPDDATPLDARQVPTEVRPLVDALNALFARINALLVRERRFTSDAAHELRSPLAALRVQTEVVQLAGDDAPMREHALDNLTLGIDRATRLVDQLLTLSRLDSLSDLAELAPIDWNNLVTMTLAEQDRQAHAAGVTLRYEQQGTPPPRQGETLLLSLLLRNLLDNAVRYTPQGGVVTVTLSERSLTVEDDGPGVTTEHLARLGERFYRPPGQEQTGSGLGLSIVQRIAGLHGLQISFANRPAGGFVARLAL, from the coding sequence GTGAAGCATCTCAGCCTGCGGCTGCGCCTGATCCTGATCTTCAGCCTGCTGGCGCTGCTGACCTGGAGCACCGCCAGCGTGGTGGCCTGGGTGATGTCGCGCAACACCATCAACGAAGTGTTCGACACCCAACAGATGCTGTTCGCCAAACGGCTGGCGACCGCCAACCTCGGCGATCTGTTGGCCGATGAAAGCGCGCGCAGCCTGCCGAAAACCAAGAAGCTGGTGCATCACGGCAAGCGCGGCGAGCAGGACGACGACGCGCTGGCGTTCGCCATCTTCGATCGCCAGGGCAAGATGCTGCTCAACGACGGCGAGAACGGTGCCGACTTCCTGTTTGACGGGGAGCGTGAGGGTTTTACCGACGGCGAGCGCAAAGGCGATGACGACAGCTGGCGCCTGGTGTGGCTGACCAGCCCGGACGGGCGCTACCGCATCGTGGTCGGCCAGGAGTGGGATTACCGGCGCGATATGGCGCTGGGCATGGTGACCGGCCAACTGGTGCCCTGGCTGGCGACGCTGCCGGTGCTGATGCTGCTGATCGCGCTGATGGTCGGGCGCGAGCTGCGGCCGTTGCGCACGGTAGCCGCCGGTTTGCGCCGGCGCGCGCCCGATGATGCGACGCCGCTGGACGCGCGCCAGGTGCCGACCGAGGTGCGCCCGCTGGTGGATGCGCTCAATGCGCTGTTTGCCCGCATCAACGCTTTGCTGGTGCGGGAGCGACGCTTCACCTCCGATGCCGCACACGAGTTGCGCAGCCCGCTGGCGGCGCTGCGGGTGCAGACCGAAGTGGTGCAGCTGGCGGGGGACGATGCGCCGATGCGCGAGCACGCGCTGGACAATCTGACGCTCGGCATCGATCGCGCCACCCGGCTGGTGGATCAGCTGCTCACGCTGTCGCGGCTGGATTCGCTGTCGGATCTGGCCGAACTGGCGCCGATCGACTGGAACAATCTGGTGACGATGACCCTGGCGGAACAGGACCGGCAGGCGCATGCGGCGGGCGTGACGCTTCGCTATGAACAGCAGGGAACGCCGCCGCCGCGTCAGGGAGAAACCTTGCTGCTGTCGTTGCTGTTGCGCAATCTGCTGGACAACGCGGTGCGCTATACCCCGCAGGGCGGCGTCGTCACCGTGACGTTGAGCGAACGTTCGCTGACGGTGGAGGACGACGGTCCGGGGGTCACCACGGAGCATCTGGCGCGGCTCGGAGAGCGCTTCTATCGCCCGCCGGGGCAGGAACAAACCGGCAGCGGGCTGGGGCTCTCGATCGTACAGCGTATTGCCGGCTTGCATGGTTTACAGATCAGTTTCGCCAATCGCCCGGCGGGGGGATTTGTCGCGCGGTTGGCGCTGTAG
- the folK gene encoding 2-amino-4-hydroxy-6-hydroxymethyldihydropteridine diphosphokinase → MIRVYIALGSNLAQPLQQVNAALEALEHLPRTRLVTCSSFYRTKPLGPQNQPDFLNAVVALDTLLPPEQLLDHTQAIERNQGRVRKDERWGPRTLDLDIMLYGDKVIHTDRLTVPHYGLKEREFMLYPLEEIAPDLIFPDGEPLASCLKRVPENGMALWHSPKPQS, encoded by the coding sequence ATGATCCGCGTTTATATCGCGCTGGGCAGCAACCTGGCGCAGCCGCTGCAACAGGTTAACGCCGCGCTGGAGGCGCTGGAGCACCTCCCGCGCACCCGGCTGGTCACCTGTTCTTCGTTTTACCGTACCAAGCCGCTGGGGCCGCAAAACCAGCCGGACTTTCTCAATGCGGTGGTGGCGCTGGATACCCTGTTGCCGCCCGAACAGCTGCTCGACCATACCCAGGCGATAGAACGCAATCAGGGGCGCGTGCGCAAGGATGAACGCTGGGGGCCGCGCACGCTCGATCTGGACATCATGCTGTACGGCGACAAGGTGATCCATACCGATCGCCTGACGGTGCCGCATTACGGCCTGAAAGAGCGCGAATTCATGCTCTACCCGCTGGAGGAAATCGCCCCCGATCTGATTTTCCCCGATGGCGAACCGCTCGCCAGCTGCCTCAAGCGCGTGCCGGAAAACGGCATGGCGCTGTGGCACTCGCCAAAACCGCAATCCTGA
- the pcnB gene encoding polynucleotide adenylyltransferase PcnB: MFTRVANFCRKVLTRDDKLPRDDAAAGDKNVVREERAAAPSRPAPQPRAADNGSNAPARRSTPRKRPPFPIAESNDSMTVIPREQHSISRKDISENALKVLYRLNKSGYEAYLVGGGVRDLLLGKKPKDFDITTNATPEQVRKLFRNCRLVGRRFRLAHVMFGPEIIEVATFRGHHEQNQESDKNSSQQAQNGMLLRDNIFGSIEEDAQRRDFTINSLYYGVADFTLRDYVGGLNDLKQGVIRLIGDPETRYREDPVRMLRAVRFAAKLDMRISEETAEPIPRLASLLHEIPPARLFEESLKLLQAGYGFQTYLKLCEYQLFQPLFPLIARNFTPNHDTPMERILVQVLKNTDHRLQNDMRVNPAFLFAAMLWYPLLEHAQKLAQESGLAYYDAFALAMNDVLDEQCRSLAIPKRITTLVRDIWQLQLRLSRRQGKRAHKLMEHPKFRAAYDLLALRAEVEDNQEMLRLAEWWGEFQDATPARQKAMLSTLGDDPAPRRARQRRPRRRAPRKEGA, translated from the coding sequence ATTTTTACCCGAGTAGCCAACTTCTGTCGTAAGGTACTGACCCGCGATGACAAGCTGCCCCGCGACGACGCGGCGGCCGGCGATAAAAACGTAGTCCGCGAAGAGCGTGCCGCGGCGCCAAGCCGCCCTGCGCCGCAGCCGCGCGCCGCCGATAACGGCAGCAACGCCCCTGCCCGCCGCTCAACGCCGCGCAAGCGTCCGCCTTTTCCTATCGCCGAGAGCAACGACTCGATGACCGTGATCCCGCGCGAACAGCACTCGATTTCGCGCAAAGACATCAGCGAAAATGCGCTGAAAGTGCTTTATCGCCTGAACAAGTCCGGCTACGAGGCTTATCTGGTCGGCGGCGGGGTGCGCGATCTGTTGCTCGGCAAAAAGCCGAAAGACTTCGACATCACCACCAACGCCACGCCGGAGCAAGTGCGCAAGCTGTTCCGCAACTGCCGCCTGGTCGGCCGCCGTTTCCGCTTGGCGCACGTGATGTTCGGGCCGGAGATCATCGAAGTGGCCACCTTCCGCGGTCACCACGAACAGAATCAGGAATCCGACAAGAATTCCTCCCAGCAGGCGCAAAACGGCATGCTGCTGCGCGACAATATCTTCGGTTCGATCGAGGAAGACGCCCAGCGCCGTGATTTCACCATCAACAGCCTGTACTACGGCGTGGCGGATTTCACCCTGCGCGATTACGTCGGCGGCCTGAACGATCTGAAGCAAGGCGTGATCCGCCTGATCGGCGATCCGGAAACCCGCTACCGCGAAGATCCGGTGCGCATGCTGCGCGCGGTGCGCTTCGCCGCCAAGCTGGACATGCGCATCAGCGAAGAGACCGCCGAGCCGATCCCGCGCCTGGCCTCGCTGCTGCATGAGATCCCGCCGGCGCGCCTGTTCGAAGAATCCCTCAAGCTGCTGCAGGCGGGTTACGGTTTCCAGACCTACCTGAAGCTGTGCGAATACCAGCTGTTCCAACCGCTGTTCCCGCTGATCGCCCGTAACTTCACGCCGAACCACGATACGCCGATGGAGCGCATTCTGGTGCAGGTGCTGAAGAACACCGATCATCGTCTGCAGAACGACATGCGCGTCAACCCGGCGTTCCTGTTCGCCGCCATGCTGTGGTACCCGCTGCTGGAGCACGCGCAGAAGCTGGCGCAGGAAAGCGGCCTGGCCTACTACGACGCCTTCGCGCTGGCGATGAACGACGTGCTCGACGAGCAGTGCCGCTCGCTGGCCATCCCGAAACGCATCACCACGCTGGTGCGCGATATCTGGCAGCTGCAGCTGCGCCTGTCCCGCCGCCAGGGCAAACGCGCGCACAAACTGATGGAGCATCCGAAATTCCGCGCCGCCTATGATTTGCTGGCGCTGCGTGCGGAAGTGGAAGACAATCAGGAAATGTTGCGTCTGGCCGAGTGGTGGGGCGAGTTCCAGGACGCCACGCCGGCGCGGCAGAAAGCCATGCTGAGCACCCTGGGTGACGATCCGGCGCCGCGCCGCGCGCGCCAACGCCGCCCTCGCCGCCGGGCACCGCGTAAAGAAGGGGCATAA
- the gluQRS gene encoding tRNA glutamyl-Q(34) synthetase GluQRS — protein sequence MQESHYVGRFAPSPSGDLHFGSLIAALGSYLQARAQRGQWLVRIEDIDPPREVPGAAARILSALEHYGLHWDGQVIYQSQRHDAYRAALDLLQRQGLSYYCTCTRSRIQHIGGLYDGHCRDLQLGPQGAAIRLRQTAPVYRFHDRLQGELHADPALAGEDFIIRRRDGLFAYNLAVVIDDHFQGVTEIVRGADLIEPTVRQIALYRQLQAPVPAYVHLPLALGANGIKLSKQNHAPALPAGDPRPVLIAALKFLRQPLPESWQDLDLPLLLSWAIEHWRLENVPRQEAIPLDENTPAFSKEPW from the coding sequence ATGCAAGAAAGTCATTATGTGGGGCGCTTTGCCCCATCGCCTTCCGGGGATCTGCATTTCGGTTCGCTGATTGCCGCTCTGGGAAGCTACCTTCAGGCTCGCGCCCAACGCGGGCAGTGGCTGGTTCGCATCGAAGATATCGACCCGCCGCGCGAAGTCCCCGGCGCCGCCGCTCGCATCCTGTCCGCGCTGGAACATTATGGTCTCCACTGGGACGGCCAGGTCATCTATCAATCCCAACGTCACGACGCCTATCGCGCCGCGCTGGATCTGTTGCAGCGCCAGGGGCTCAGCTATTACTGCACCTGCACCCGCAGCCGCATCCAGCACATCGGCGGATTGTACGACGGCCACTGCCGCGATTTGCAGCTCGGCCCGCAGGGTGCCGCTATCCGCTTGCGTCAGACCGCCCCTGTTTACCGGTTCCACGATCGCCTGCAGGGAGAATTGCACGCCGATCCGGCGCTGGCGGGGGAAGACTTTATCATTCGCCGCCGCGATGGGCTGTTCGCCTACAACCTGGCGGTGGTGATCGACGACCATTTTCAGGGCGTGACCGAGATTGTCCGCGGCGCCGATCTGATCGAACCGACGGTGCGCCAAATTGCCCTCTACCGCCAGCTGCAGGCGCCGGTGCCCGCCTATGTGCATCTGCCGCTGGCTCTGGGCGCCAACGGCATCAAGCTGTCGAAGCAAAATCATGCGCCGGCGTTGCCCGCAGGCGATCCGCGGCCGGTGCTGATCGCCGCACTGAAATTTCTGCGCCAACCGCTGCCGGAAAGCTGGCAAGATCTTGACCTGCCATTATTATTGAGCTGGGCGATCGAACACTGGCGGTTGGAAAACGTGCCGCGTCAGGAGGCTATCCCTCTGGATGAAAACACGCCGGCATTCTCAAAGGAGCCATGGTGA
- the dksA gene encoding RNA polymerase-binding protein DksA, whose translation MQEGQNRKTSSLSILAIAGVEPYQEKPGEEYMNDAQLSHFKRILEAWRNQLRDEVDRTVSHMQEEAANFPDPADRATQEEEFSLELRNRDRERKLIKKIEKTLKKVEDDDFGYCESCGVEIGIRRLEARPTADLCIDCKTLAEIREKQMAG comes from the coding sequence ATGCAAGAAGGGCAAAACCGTAAAACCTCGTCCTTGAGCATTCTCGCCATCGCTGGGGTGGAGCCGTACCAAGAGAAGCCGGGCGAAGAGTACATGAACGACGCCCAGTTGTCGCATTTCAAGCGCATTCTTGAAGCGTGGCGCAACCAGCTCAGGGACGAAGTGGACCGTACTGTATCGCATATGCAAGAAGAGGCAGCCAACTTCCCTGATCCGGCCGACCGTGCCACTCAGGAAGAAGAGTTCAGCCTTGAACTGCGTAACCGTGACCGTGAACGCAAACTGATCAAAAAGATCGAAAAAACGCTGAAGAAAGTGGAAGACGATGATTTCGGCTACTGCGAATCTTGTGGCGTGGAGATCGGTATTCGTCGCCTCGAAGCGCGTCCGACCGCCGATCTGTGCATCGACTGCAAGACGCTGGCTGAGATCCGCGAAAAGCAGATGGCCGGCTAA
- the sfsA gene encoding DNA/RNA nuclease SfsA — translation MIFSPPLRSATLIKRYKRFLADVITPEGETFTLHCANTGAMTGCATPGDTVWYSTSDNPKRKYAHSWELTHTQQGHWICVNTLRANALVCEAIEHNLINELSGYSKISGEVKYGGENSRIDLLLQAENRVNCYIEVKSVTLLQQQRGYFPDAVTLRGQKHLRELLSVVESGQRAVLFFAVLHSGIEQVAPAHHIDERYAALLAQVRQLGVEVVCYGAKLSPDGIYLCDKLPFFID, via the coding sequence ATGATTTTCTCTCCACCGCTGCGTTCCGCTACGCTGATCAAACGTTACAAACGCTTTCTGGCGGACGTGATCACCCCGGAAGGGGAAACCTTTACGCTGCACTGCGCCAATACCGGCGCCATGACCGGCTGCGCCACGCCCGGCGACACCGTTTGGTACTCCACCTCGGACAATCCCAAGCGCAAATACGCCCACAGTTGGGAGTTGACCCATACCCAACAGGGGCACTGGATCTGCGTCAATACCCTGCGCGCCAACGCGCTGGTGTGCGAGGCGATTGAACATAATTTAATCAATGAATTATCCGGTTACAGTAAAATCAGCGGCGAGGTGAAATACGGCGGTGAAAACAGCCGTATCGATTTGTTATTACAGGCAGAAAATCGGGTTAACTGCTATATTGAAGTTAAGTCAGTCACATTACTGCAACAACAACGTGGTTACTTTCCTGATGCGGTAACGCTCAGAGGGCAAAAGCACCTGCGTGAGTTGCTCAGCGTGGTTGAAAGCGGGCAACGGGCGGTGTTGTTCTTTGCCGTGTTACACAGCGGTATTGAGCAGGTCGCACCGGCACATCATATAGATGAGCGCTATGCGGCGCTGTTGGCACAGGTCCGGCAGTTGGGAGTGGAAGTGGTTTGCTACGGGGCAAAGTTATCACCTGACGGTATTTATCTCTGCGATAAGCTGCCGTTTTTTATCGATTAG
- the thpR gene encoding RNA 2',3'-cyclic phosphodiesterase, producing the protein MSNSRRLFFALSLPDALQQQVIRWRAEAFAPEAGRPVAASNLHLTLAFLGEVSAQKELALRKLAGRIVQPGFSMRLDDLGHWPRPGVVWLGTRRAPRGLLQLAELLRSQAARSGCHQSALPFHPHITLLRAATQPVALPPATPGWAFSADAFSLYESVFENGRTRYQHLEQWPLAKQASA; encoded by the coding sequence ATGTCCAATTCGCGCCGCCTGTTTTTCGCCCTGTCCTTGCCTGACGCCCTGCAACAGCAGGTGATCCGCTGGCGCGCCGAGGCGTTTGCGCCGGAGGCCGGCCGGCCGGTGGCGGCGTCCAATTTGCACCTGACGCTGGCGTTTCTCGGCGAGGTCAGCGCGCAGAAAGAGCTGGCGCTGCGCAAACTGGCCGGCCGCATCGTGCAACCCGGCTTCAGCATGCGGCTCGACGATCTCGGCCATTGGCCGCGCCCCGGCGTGGTCTGGCTCGGCACCCGCCGCGCGCCGCGCGGGCTGCTGCAGTTGGCCGAGCTGCTGCGTTCGCAGGCCGCACGCAGCGGCTGCCATCAAAGCGCGCTGCCGTTCCATCCGCACATCACGCTGCTGCGCGCCGCCACCCAGCCGGTGGCGCTCCCGCCGGCGACGCCGGGCTGGGCGTTCAGCGCCGACGCCTTTTCCTTATATGAGTCGGTGTTCGAAAACGGCCGCACCCGCTATCAACACCTCGAACAGTGGCCGCTGGCCAAACAGGCATCCGCATGA